The following coding sequences are from one Pseudonocardia sp. HH130630-07 window:
- the xylB gene encoding xylulokinase, which translates to MALVLGVDSSTQSCKVVVRDAGTGELVRSGRAAHPDGTEIDPRAWWDALQQALADAGGLDGVEALSVAGQQHGMVCLDDGGEVVRDALLWNDTRSAAAAAELTEELGAQGWAEAIGVVPVASITLTKLRWLAAHEPDNAARTAAVCLPHDWLTWRLRGATALDELVTDRSDASGTGYFDGRDYRTDLLERGFGRNPALPRVLGPAESVAGPGGIRVGAGAGDNAAAGLGVDAGDDVVVSLGTSGTVFARAARRAQDPTGIVAGFADATGAYLPLACTLNASRVLDATRRLLGVDHAELGELALAAAPGAGGLTVVPYLEGERTPNLPDATGALHGWTLSNGTRENLARAAVEGMLHAQRVGLEALREQGVSVSGVTLVGGATRSEAVCRIAAQVFEVPVRVPEPGEYVADGAARQAAWALRGGSEPPRWAPATEPARYEADPAPEAWERYREAAQLFLDRA; encoded by the coding sequence ATGGCACTGGTGCTCGGGGTGGACTCCTCCACCCAGTCCTGCAAGGTGGTCGTCCGTGACGCCGGCACCGGCGAGCTCGTCCGCAGCGGCCGGGCGGCGCATCCGGACGGGACGGAGATCGACCCGCGGGCCTGGTGGGACGCGTTGCAGCAGGCCCTGGCCGACGCCGGTGGCCTGGACGGTGTCGAGGCGTTGTCGGTGGCGGGCCAGCAGCACGGGATGGTGTGTCTCGACGACGGCGGCGAGGTCGTCCGGGACGCGCTGCTGTGGAACGACACCCGCTCCGCGGCGGCCGCGGCGGAGCTGACCGAGGAGCTGGGCGCACAGGGCTGGGCCGAGGCGATCGGCGTCGTCCCGGTCGCCTCGATCACGCTGACCAAGCTGCGCTGGCTGGCCGCGCACGAACCGGACAACGCCGCGCGCACCGCCGCGGTCTGCCTGCCGCACGACTGGCTGACCTGGCGGCTGCGCGGTGCGACGGCTCTCGACGAACTGGTCACCGACCGGTCCGACGCCTCGGGCACCGGCTACTTCGACGGCCGGGATTACCGCACCGACCTGCTCGAACGCGGCTTCGGCCGGAACCCGGCGCTGCCCAGGGTGCTCGGGCCGGCGGAGTCCGTGGCCGGTCCGGGCGGGATCCGGGTCGGCGCCGGTGCCGGGGACAACGCCGCCGCCGGGCTGGGTGTCGACGCCGGGGACGACGTCGTCGTCTCGCTCGGGACCTCGGGCACCGTGTTCGCCCGGGCCGCCCGCCGCGCGCAGGACCCGACCGGGATCGTCGCCGGGTTCGCCGACGCGACCGGGGCCTACCTGCCGCTGGCCTGCACGCTGAACGCCTCGCGGGTGCTGGATGCGACCCGGCGGTTGCTCGGCGTCGACCACGCCGAGCTGGGCGAGCTGGCGCTGGCCGCCGCGCCGGGAGCCGGCGGGCTCACCGTCGTCCCCTACCTGGAGGGTGAGCGGACGCCGAACCTGCCGGACGCGACCGGCGCGCTGCACGGCTGGACCCTGTCCAACGGCACCCGGGAGAACCTCGCGCGAGCCGCGGTCGAGGGCATGCTGCATGCGCAGCGGGTCGGGCTGGAGGCGCTGCGCGAGCAGGGGGTGTCCGTCTCCGGCGTCACGCTGGTCGGTGGCGCGACCCGGTCCGAGGCGGTCTGCCGGATCGCCGCCCAGGTGTTCGAGGTGCCGGTCCGGGTGCCCGAGCCCGGCGAGTACGTCGCCGACGGCGCCGCCCGCCAGGCGGCCTGGGCGCTGCGCGGCGGGTCGGAGCCGCCGCGCTGGGCCCCGGCCACCGAGCCCGCCCGCTACGAGGCCGACCCCGCACCCGAGGCCTGGGAGCGCTACCGGGAGGCCGCACAGCTGTTCCTGGACCGTGCGTGA
- a CDS encoding gamma carbonic anhydrase family protein, translating to MIEIDGHSPDVHPEAWVAPGAVLAGDVTIGPESGVWYTTVVRADFAPIRVGARSNLQDGTVVHADPGFPATIGDGVTVGHRAVVHGCTIGDDVLVGMGAVVMNGVEIGAGSLIAAGAVLTQGTVVPPGSLVAGVPGKVRRELTEAERDSIRVSAAGYVHLLGTHRAATS from the coding sequence GTGATCGAGATCGACGGCCACTCCCCCGACGTGCACCCCGAGGCCTGGGTGGCCCCCGGCGCCGTCCTCGCCGGTGACGTGACGATCGGGCCCGAGTCCGGCGTCTGGTACACCACCGTGGTCCGCGCGGACTTCGCCCCGATCCGCGTCGGGGCCCGCTCCAACCTGCAGGACGGCACCGTCGTGCACGCCGATCCCGGCTTCCCGGCGACGATCGGCGACGGCGTCACCGTCGGCCACCGCGCGGTCGTCCACGGCTGCACGATCGGCGACGACGTACTGGTCGGGATGGGCGCCGTCGTCATGAACGGGGTCGAGATCGGCGCCGGTTCGCTCATCGCCGCCGGTGCCGTACTCACCCAGGGCACCGTCGTGCCGCCCGGGTCGCTGGTCGCCGGGGTGCCGGGGAAGGTGCGGCGCGAGCTGACCGAGGCCGAACGGGACTCCATCCGGGTCTCCGCCGCCGGGTACGTCCACCTGCTCGGGACGCACCGCGCCGCGACCTCCTGA
- a CDS encoding O-acetyl-ADP-ribose deacetylase: MTVEIVTERGDITEAAVDAVVNAANSSLLGGGGVDGAIHRRGGPSILAQCRDLRADRYPDGLPTGRAVATTAGDLPARWVIHTVGPVYTRSADRSELLASAYRESLRVADELGARTVAFPAISAGIYGWPVPDAARIAVATVRETPADVEQVRFVLFSDDVLAAFRNEAEG, from the coding sequence ATGACCGTCGAGATCGTCACCGAACGCGGGGACATCACCGAGGCCGCCGTGGACGCCGTGGTCAACGCGGCGAACTCGTCGCTGCTGGGCGGCGGCGGGGTGGACGGCGCGATCCACCGCCGCGGCGGACCGTCGATCCTGGCGCAGTGCCGCGACCTGCGCGCGGACCGGTACCCGGACGGCCTGCCCACCGGCCGCGCCGTGGCGACCACCGCCGGCGACCTGCCGGCCCGCTGGGTCATCCACACCGTCGGGCCGGTGTACACGCGGTCCGCCGACCGCTCCGAGCTGCTCGCGAGCGCCTACCGCGAGTCCCTGCGGGTCGCCGACGAGCTCGGTGCCCGCACGGTCGCGTTCCCCGCGATCTCCGCGGGGATCTACGGCTGGCCGGTCCCGGACGCGGCCCGGATCGCCGTGGCCACGGTCCGGGAGACCCCGGCCGACGTCGAGCAGGTGCGGTTCGTGCTGTTCTCCGACGACGTGCTCGCGGCGTTCCGGAACGAGGCGGAGGGCTGA
- a CDS encoding 5-formyltetrahydrofolate cyclo-ligase, with the protein MSRRHDHDAGGDPETLARKAALRDEVWTALTERKVARFPGARNRISNFVGAEAAGRRLRELDAWRSARTVKSNPDSAQLPVRQYALEDGKTVYMAVPKLAERDPFFLLDPDHLADPPRRAVSISNATRSARRVAVGDLEPVDLVVTGCVAVGSDGARLGKGGGFADLEFAVAREAGLISDDTLVVTTVHELQLRDAGVVPWASHDAPVDLVVTPERVIDCREHRRTRPDGGIVWDSLTEEKIAAIPLLGRLREQAGEGANR; encoded by the coding sequence ATGAGCCGCCGCCACGACCACGACGCCGGGGGCGACCCGGAGACCCTGGCCCGCAAGGCCGCACTGCGCGACGAGGTGTGGACCGCGCTGACCGAGCGCAAGGTGGCCCGGTTCCCCGGTGCGCGCAACCGCATCTCGAACTTCGTCGGGGCCGAGGCCGCCGGACGCCGGCTGCGCGAGTTGGACGCCTGGCGCTCCGCCCGTACGGTCAAGTCGAATCCGGACTCCGCGCAGCTGCCGGTCCGGCAGTACGCGCTGGAGGACGGCAAGACCGTGTACATGGCCGTGCCGAAGCTGGCCGAACGGGACCCGTTCTTCCTGCTCGACCCGGACCACCTGGCCGATCCCCCGCGGCGCGCGGTGTCGATCAGCAACGCCACCCGCTCCGCCCGCCGGGTCGCGGTCGGGGACCTGGAGCCGGTGGACCTCGTCGTCACCGGGTGCGTGGCGGTCGGGTCCGACGGGGCCCGGCTCGGCAAGGGCGGCGGATTCGCCGACCTGGAGTTCGCCGTGGCCCGCGAGGCGGGTCTGATCAGCGACGACACCCTGGTTGTCACCACCGTTCACGAGCTGCAGCTGCGCGACGCCGGGGTGGTCCCGTGGGCGTCGCACGACGCGCCGGTGGATCTCGTCGTCACCCCGGAGCGGGTGATCGACTGCCGGGAGCACCGGCGCACCCGTCCGGACGGTGGGATCGTCTGGGACTCCCTGACCGAGGAGAAGATCGCGGCCATCCCGCTGCTGGGACGGCTGCGCGAGCAGGCCGGAGAGGGTGCGAACCGATGA
- a CDS encoding DUF7218 family protein produces MAGSIKDEEMYERLREEGNSKEKSARIANAAAAEGRETVGRRGGDSGDYEDMTVEELYERAQKVGVEGRSDMTKDELIRALREH; encoded by the coding sequence ATGGCCGGCAGCATCAAGGACGAAGAGATGTACGAGCGCCTCCGCGAGGAGGGCAACTCGAAGGAGAAGTCCGCGCGCATCGCGAACGCCGCGGCGGCCGAGGGCCGGGAGACGGTGGGCCGGCGCGGCGGAGACTCCGGCGACTACGAGGACATGACCGTCGAGGAGCTCTACGAGCGTGCGCAGAAGGTCGGCGTCGAGGGCCGCTCGGACATGACCAAGGACGAGCTGATCCGGGCACTGCGCGAGCACTGA
- a CDS encoding 2'-5' RNA ligase family protein, giving the protein MLRAVAAHRPGAVRDGIPAHLTLLYPFVPADVLTPDTVRRLRDACAATGPVTVGFTRATSTPTMVSVAPEPIAPVAALARRLRDGWPGYPPYGGRFGPDPAPHVTLALDPGPDAAGIVATAGDLLPVRARLDVAALVETTASGWREHVRFDLGPG; this is encoded by the coding sequence GTGCTCCGGGCGGTCGCGGCGCACCGGCCCGGCGCCGTCCGGGACGGGATCCCGGCCCATCTGACGCTGCTGTACCCGTTCGTGCCCGCGGACGTTCTGACGCCGGACACCGTGCGGCGCCTCCGGGACGCGTGTGCCGCGACCGGCCCGGTCACGGTCGGGTTCACCCGGGCCACGAGCACGCCGACGATGGTGTCGGTCGCCCCGGAACCGATCGCGCCGGTCGCCGCGCTGGCCCGCAGGCTGCGCGACGGGTGGCCCGGGTACCCGCCGTACGGCGGCCGCTTCGGGCCCGACCCGGCGCCGCACGTCACCCTCGCCCTCGACCCGGGCCCGGACGCGGCGGGGATCGTCGCGACGGCTGGTGACCTGCTGCCCGTCCGGGCCCGGCTGGACGTCGCCGCGCTGGTCGAGACGACGGCGTCCGGCTGGCGCGAGCACGTCCGGTTCGACCTCGGCCCGGGTTGA
- a CDS encoding NUDIX domain-containing protein — MPATPSATSAGILLYRPGPGGPEVLLGHMGGPFWARKDAGAWSVPKGEHGPGETPLDAARREFTEEIGAPPPPGEPVDLGTVRQSRKTVAAFALDGSGFTGAGAVAGRTDDGTWVEIEWPPRSGRTLRFPEIDRAEWFDLDTAREKIVAGQRPLLDRVAGLLP, encoded by the coding sequence GTGCCCGCCACCCCGTCCGCGACCAGTGCCGGAATCCTGCTGTACCGGCCGGGCCCCGGCGGGCCGGAGGTCCTGCTCGGTCACATGGGCGGCCCGTTCTGGGCCCGGAAGGACGCCGGGGCCTGGTCGGTACCGAAGGGCGAGCACGGGCCCGGCGAGACCCCGCTCGACGCCGCGCGCCGCGAGTTCACCGAGGAGATCGGCGCACCACCGCCGCCCGGCGAGCCGGTCGACCTCGGCACGGTGCGCCAGTCGCGCAAGACGGTCGCCGCGTTCGCGCTCGACGGCTCCGGTTTCACCGGCGCCGGGGCCGTCGCCGGCCGCACCGACGACGGGACCTGGGTCGAGATCGAGTGGCCGCCGAGGTCCGGGCGGACCCTGCGTTTCCCCGAGATCGACCGGGCCGAGTGGTTCGACCTCGACACCGCCCGGGAGAAGATCGTCGCCGGGCAGCGGCCGCTGCTCGACCGCGTCGCCGGGCTGCTCCCCTGA
- a CDS encoding GNAT family N-acetyltransferase — protein sequence MPPPDVTGDELGFRPLTPADLPMLRAWLAEPHVHRWWFHDTGPGAVERDFGPAMRGEEPAEDLVVELGGEPVGLLQRCRWQDYPEYVAEVEPYVVLPPGAVTIDYLIGSPGLVGRGLGPRMIAGAVAGVWERYPDAPAVVVPVVAVNRASWRALEKAGFRRVATGDLAPDNPADPPLHVILRIDRPEEP from the coding sequence GTGCCACCGCCCGACGTCACCGGCGACGAACTCGGCTTCCGGCCGCTCACCCCGGCCGACCTGCCGATGCTGCGCGCCTGGCTGGCCGAGCCGCACGTGCACCGCTGGTGGTTCCACGACACCGGTCCCGGGGCCGTCGAGCGCGACTTCGGCCCGGCGATGCGCGGCGAGGAGCCCGCCGAGGACCTCGTCGTCGAGCTCGGCGGGGAACCCGTGGGGCTGCTCCAGCGCTGCCGCTGGCAGGACTACCCCGAGTACGTCGCCGAGGTCGAGCCGTACGTCGTGCTGCCGCCGGGTGCGGTCACGATCGACTACCTCATCGGGTCGCCCGGGCTCGTCGGGCGCGGGCTGGGCCCGCGGATGATCGCCGGGGCCGTGGCCGGGGTGTGGGAGCGCTACCCGGACGCGCCCGCGGTCGTCGTCCCCGTCGTCGCGGTGAACCGCGCGTCGTGGCGCGCGCTGGAGAAGGCGGGCTTCCGTAGGGTCGCGACCGGGGACCTCGCGCCGGACAATCCCGCCGACCCGCCCCTGCACGTCATCCTGCGCATCGACCGCCCCGAGGAGCCGTAG
- a CDS encoding DedA family protein: MSQARLHDDGPAGSTPAPRWRLRKRDHGPEDLAEARKAWRDAVPWGHPMTRGDKALVFSTLGILAFMALTMPLRPFLLASHPVGLSLVTGSLSAIGAGAAFARIGEVPLWLVVAAGVLGMIKFDWLFWLAGRRWGSKTVALFAPGETAGRIVAKVRSRPRWALGLAVLLSTLPGVPAPAIFALAGLGRMRLVTFLVFDAIGAALMTGLVAGLGHGLGQGAVDVVLTVDEYALYVTLGLVVLVTAGSVRRARADRGAGPGSPPDGR; the protein is encoded by the coding sequence ATGTCGCAGGCACGGCTGCACGACGACGGTCCGGCAGGGAGCACCCCGGCCCCGCGGTGGCGGCTGCGGAAGCGCGACCACGGCCCGGAGGATCTCGCCGAGGCCCGGAAGGCCTGGCGGGACGCCGTGCCGTGGGGTCACCCGATGACCCGTGGGGACAAGGCGCTGGTCTTCTCCACGCTCGGGATCCTCGCGTTCATGGCGCTGACGATGCCGCTGCGCCCGTTCCTGCTCGCCTCGCACCCGGTCGGACTGAGCCTGGTCACCGGGAGCCTGTCCGCGATCGGCGCGGGGGCGGCGTTCGCGCGGATCGGCGAGGTCCCGCTCTGGCTGGTGGTCGCCGCCGGTGTCCTCGGCATGATCAAGTTCGACTGGCTGTTCTGGCTGGCCGGCCGCCGGTGGGGGTCGAAGACCGTCGCCCTGTTCGCCCCGGGCGAGACGGCCGGGCGGATCGTGGCGAAGGTCCGCAGCCGGCCGCGGTGGGCGCTCGGGCTGGCCGTCCTGCTCTCGACGCTGCCGGGGGTCCCGGCGCCGGCGATCTTCGCGCTGGCCGGGCTCGGCCGGATGCGGCTCGTCACGTTCCTGGTGTTCGACGCGATCGGCGCGGCCCTGATGACCGGTCTGGTGGCGGGACTGGGCCACGGCCTGGGGCAGGGTGCCGTCGACGTGGTGCTGACGGTCGACGAGTACGCCCTCTACGTCACCCTCGGCCTGGTCGTGCTCGTGACGGCCGGGTCGGTGCGGCGGGCCAGGGCCGACCGGGGGGCCGGCCCCGGCTCGCCCCCCGACGGCCGCTGA
- a CDS encoding acyl-CoA dehydrogenase family protein, giving the protein MQRDIFDDEHDAFRDLCRTFIAKEIAPHHDEWEKQGQVDHEIWRTAGAAGLLGMGVPESYGGGGVDDFRYNAVLDEEIVAAGTSGIGFPLHNDVVQPYLLRLATEEQKQRWLPGFCSGDLITAIAMTEPGTGSDLQGIATNARQDADGDWILNGSKTFITNGILADLVIVVAKTDAEAKHLGFTLFVVERGMAGFERGRRLEKVGMKAQDTAELSFTDVRVPDANRLGEVGQGFVYLMQNLAQERLSIAVASAAGAEAAVRMTLEYTKDRKAFGRPVANFQNTRFELAEMDTEASIARVFVDRCLRQHVESELSVPDAAKAKWWTSDLQNRIVDRCVQLHGGYGYMLEYPIARAFVDSRVQAIYGGTNEIMKEIIGRSLIG; this is encoded by the coding sequence ATGCAGCGCGACATCTTCGACGACGAGCACGACGCGTTCCGCGACCTCTGCCGCACCTTCATCGCCAAGGAGATCGCCCCGCACCACGACGAGTGGGAGAAGCAGGGGCAGGTCGACCACGAGATCTGGCGCACCGCGGGAGCGGCCGGACTGCTCGGGATGGGCGTGCCCGAGTCCTACGGCGGTGGCGGGGTCGACGACTTCCGGTACAACGCCGTGCTCGACGAGGAGATCGTCGCCGCCGGGACCAGCGGGATCGGCTTCCCGCTGCACAACGACGTCGTCCAGCCCTACCTGCTGCGGCTGGCCACCGAGGAGCAGAAGCAGCGGTGGCTGCCCGGTTTCTGCAGCGGCGACCTGATCACCGCGATCGCGATGACCGAGCCCGGCACCGGATCGGACCTGCAGGGCATCGCGACCAACGCCCGCCAGGACGCCGACGGCGACTGGATCCTCAACGGGTCGAAGACCTTCATCACCAACGGCATCCTCGCCGACCTGGTGATCGTCGTCGCCAAGACCGACGCGGAGGCGAAGCACCTCGGTTTCACGCTGTTCGTCGTCGAGCGCGGGATGGCGGGCTTCGAGCGCGGCCGGCGGCTGGAGAAGGTCGGGATGAAGGCGCAGGACACCGCGGAGCTGTCGTTCACCGACGTCCGGGTCCCCGACGCCAACCGGCTCGGCGAGGTCGGGCAGGGCTTCGTCTACCTCATGCAGAACCTCGCCCAGGAGCGGCTCTCGATCGCCGTGGCGTCCGCGGCGGGCGCGGAGGCCGCGGTCCGGATGACGCTGGAGTACACGAAGGACCGCAAGGCGTTCGGACGCCCGGTGGCGAACTTCCAGAACACCCGCTTCGAGCTGGCCGAGATGGACACCGAGGCGTCGATCGCGCGGGTGTTCGTGGACCGGTGCCTCCGCCAGCACGTCGAGTCCGAGCTGTCCGTGCCGGACGCGGCCAAGGCCAAATGGTGGACCTCGGACCTGCAGAACCGGATCGTCGACCGGTGCGTGCAGCTGCACGGCGGCTACGGCTACATGCTGGAGTACCCGATCGCCAGGGCCTTCGTCGACTCCCGGGTGCAGGCCATCTACGGCGGCACCAACGAGATCATGAAGGAGATCATCGGGCGGTCGCTGATCGGCTGA
- a CDS encoding alpha/beta fold hydrolase, with protein MHILDAVANVWDRAVVGHLADLERMPREAVVGSPAGILYRYRPLSGVDPSGGSPVLLVPPLGAPDFAYDLRRGCSLVEHLLLQGRTVYLVDYGPKSFSDRSLGIEHWVDDLLPSTIREVAATEGRDVHLIAWSLGGIFALLAVAAAVRDRNRLPVCGVATVGTPVDISRVPLVAPLRPLAQVTGGRLVSSVYKAVGSIPAPMVSWAFHLTAVDRLVTRPLAVLSRIDDRDCLAQIEAVDHLMNNMHGYPGRVFGQIFHLLLRSNDLASGGLRLAGRDVELADVDVPVLVVAGRDDVIAPLPAVRGAVALLTGSPRVRFATAPGGHLGVLTGRRARGTTWPELDRALAEADDPAPGRAGD; from the coding sequence GTGCACATCCTCGACGCCGTCGCCAACGTCTGGGACCGGGCGGTCGTCGGGCATCTCGCCGATCTCGAGCGGATGCCGCGTGAGGCCGTCGTCGGCTCGCCGGCCGGGATCCTCTACCGGTACCGCCCGCTGTCCGGGGTGGACCCCTCCGGTGGCTCGCCGGTGCTGCTGGTGCCGCCGCTGGGCGCTCCGGACTTCGCCTACGACCTGCGTCGCGGCTGCTCGCTGGTGGAGCACCTGCTGCTGCAGGGCCGGACCGTGTACCTGGTCGACTACGGACCCAAGTCGTTCTCCGACCGGAGCCTGGGCATCGAGCACTGGGTGGACGACCTGCTGCCGTCCACGATCCGCGAGGTGGCCGCCACCGAGGGCCGGGACGTGCACCTCATCGCCTGGTCGCTGGGCGGCATCTTCGCCCTGCTGGCGGTGGCCGCCGCGGTCCGCGACCGGAACCGGCTGCCGGTCTGCGGGGTGGCCACGGTCGGGACGCCGGTGGACATCTCCCGGGTGCCGCTGGTCGCGCCGCTGCGCCCGCTCGCGCAGGTCACCGGCGGCCGTCTCGTCTCGTCGGTCTACAAGGCCGTCGGCAGCATCCCGGCGCCGATGGTGAGCTGGGCGTTCCACCTCACGGCCGTCGACCGGCTGGTCACCCGTCCGCTCGCGGTGCTGTCCCGGATCGACGACCGGGACTGCCTGGCCCAGATCGAGGCCGTGGACCACCTGATGAACAACATGCACGGGTACCCGGGCCGGGTGTTCGGGCAGATCTTCCACCTGCTGCTGCGGAGCAACGACCTCGCCTCCGGTGGCCTGCGGCTGGCCGGGCGGGACGTGGAGCTGGCCGACGTGGACGTGCCGGTGCTCGTCGTCGCCGGCCGCGACGACGTCATCGCGCCGCTGCCGGCGGTCCGCGGGGCGGTGGCCCTGCTGACGGGGAGCCCGCGGGTGCGGTTCGCGACCGCCCCCGGCGGGCATCTCGGCGTCCTCACCGGCCGCCGGGCCCGCGGTACGACCTGGCCCGAGCTCGACCGCGCGCTCGCCGAGGCCGACGACCCGGCACCCGGCCGCGCCGGGGACTGA
- a CDS encoding HAMP domain-containing sensor histidine kinase — protein sequence MSGRGALLGRLSVRLRLTLLIATGALACGLVMLAALYVLMRYVPTYELAGEPGLPAIGEPVGGVPAVPPGPGPADPAGTVVPGAEVIPALPEIDVDPALVRSPDGAIRSAADVLHALVHYSGVALLALVLLGALLGWVVAGRVLAPVHRITATARDIADGNPHERIRIGPRDGRDDEFTRLSASIDAMLDRLQDGLDAQRQFTANASHELRTPLAATRTALQVALAHPGAHDPADLLRKLLASNEHSIATVEALLTLARAEHALDPAEPVDLADTAAQALDEVASEAAGRTVTTHRDLGSAVVLADAELLRRLVVNLLHNAIRHNHRGGSVALTVRGRDGAAELVVENTGDVLAADEVERLFERFRRNGTRSGPRGHGLGLSIVRAIADGHGGAARAVPRERGGLAVTVTLPSADRGPLGRLLPG from the coding sequence GTGAGCGGCCGCGGGGCGCTGCTCGGCCGGCTCTCGGTGCGGCTGCGTCTCACCCTCCTCATCGCCACCGGGGCCCTCGCCTGCGGCCTGGTCATGCTGGCCGCGCTCTACGTCCTGATGCGCTACGTCCCGACCTACGAGCTCGCCGGCGAGCCGGGTCTCCCGGCGATCGGGGAACCGGTGGGCGGCGTCCCCGCGGTACCGCCCGGTCCGGGACCGGCGGACCCGGCCGGGACGGTCGTCCCGGGGGCCGAGGTGATCCCCGCCCTGCCCGAGATCGACGTCGACCCCGCGCTCGTCCGGAGTCCGGACGGCGCCATCCGCAGCGCCGCCGACGTCCTGCACGCCCTCGTCCACTACTCGGGTGTGGCGCTGCTGGCCCTCGTCCTGCTCGGCGCACTGCTGGGCTGGGTGGTCGCGGGGCGGGTGCTGGCCCCGGTGCACCGCATCACGGCGACCGCGCGCGACATCGCCGACGGGAACCCGCACGAACGGATCCGGATCGGACCGCGCGACGGGCGCGACGACGAGTTCACCCGGCTGTCGGCGTCCATCGACGCCATGCTCGACCGGCTCCAGGACGGCCTCGACGCCCAGCGCCAGTTCACCGCGAACGCCTCGCACGAGCTGCGCACCCCGCTGGCGGCGACGCGCACCGCTCTGCAGGTCGCGCTGGCCCACCCCGGCGCCCACGACCCGGCCGACCTGCTGCGGAAACTGCTGGCCTCCAACGAGCACAGCATCGCGACGGTGGAGGCGCTGCTCACCCTCGCCAGGGCCGAACACGCGCTCGACCCCGCCGAGCCGGTCGACCTGGCCGACACCGCGGCGCAGGCGCTCGACGAGGTCGCGTCCGAGGCGGCCGGGCGGACGGTCACGACGCACCGGGATCTCGGGTCCGCCGTCGTCCTCGCCGATGCCGAGCTGCTCCGCCGGCTGGTGGTGAACCTGCTGCACAACGCGATCCGCCACAACCACCGCGGCGGATCGGTGGCCCTGACGGTCCGCGGGCGGGACGGCGCCGCCGAACTGGTCGTCGAGAACACCGGGGACGTGCTGGCCGCCGACGAGGTGGAGCGGCTGTTCGAGCGGTTCCGGCGCAACGGGACGCGCTCGGGTCCGCGCGGGCACGGACTCGGCCTGTCGATCGTGCGCGCGATCGCGGACGGGCACGGTGGTGCCGCACGCGCCGTGCCGCGCGAGCGGGGCGGGCTCGCGGTGACGGTCACCCTGCCCTCCGCCGATCGCGGGCCCCTCGGCCGGCTCCTGCCGGGCTGA
- a CDS encoding response regulator transcription factor — protein sequence MRVLVVEDEALLAESLVLGLRREGMAVDLATDGHDALELVDVHDYDVVVLDRDIPGVHGDQVCRTVVTDRPDCRVLMVTAAGRLADRVEGLRIGSDDYLVKPFDFPELVARLHALFRRSVRAHPPVLTHGDLRLDPRFRDVRRGEVPIRLTRKEFAVLELLMRAGGGVVSAEELLEKAWDAHVDPFTNAVRITVSTLRRKLGEPMVLETVTGVGYRLTGP from the coding sequence GTGCGAGTACTGGTGGTGGAGGACGAGGCCCTCCTCGCGGAGTCCCTGGTCCTGGGCCTGCGGCGCGAGGGCATGGCGGTCGACCTCGCCACGGACGGGCACGACGCGCTGGAACTCGTGGACGTGCACGACTACGACGTCGTCGTGCTCGACCGCGACATCCCCGGGGTGCACGGTGACCAGGTCTGCCGCACCGTCGTCACCGACCGGCCGGACTGCCGGGTGCTGATGGTGACCGCGGCGGGCCGGCTCGCCGACCGGGTCGAGGGCCTGCGCATCGGCTCCGACGACTACCTGGTCAAGCCGTTCGACTTCCCCGAGCTGGTGGCCCGGCTGCACGCCCTGTTCCGGCGCTCGGTGCGCGCCCATCCCCCGGTCCTCACCCACGGCGACCTGCGGCTCGATCCCCGTTTCCGGGACGTGCGGCGCGGCGAGGTCCCGATCCGGCTGACCCGCAAGGAGTTCGCCGTGCTCGAGCTGCTCATGCGGGCCGGCGGCGGCGTGGTCAGCGCCGAGGAGCTACTGGAGAAGGCCTGGGACGCCCACGTCGACCCGTTCACCAACGCCGTGCGCATCACGGTGTCGACCCTGCGCCGCAAGCTGGGTGAGCCGATGGTCCTGGAGACCGTCACCGGTGTCGGCTACCGGCTGACCGGCCCGTGA
- a CDS encoding nucleotide pyrophosphohydrolase, with amino-acid sequence MDDLDDLGGRIERFAAARDWERFHTPRNLALALTGEVGELVTELQWTGDAEIAAGIGDELRARLADEVADVLIYLVWFGQVCGIDPVAEAHAKVTRNESRHPVELSRSSSAKYTELGRP; translated from the coding sequence ATGGACGACCTCGACGACCTCGGCGGACGGATCGAGCGCTTCGCCGCGGCCCGCGACTGGGAACGCTTCCACACCCCGCGGAACCTGGCCCTCGCGCTGACCGGCGAGGTCGGCGAGCTGGTCACCGAACTGCAGTGGACCGGCGACGCCGAGATCGCCGCGGGCATCGGTGACGAGCTGCGGGCCCGGCTCGCCGACGAGGTGGCGGACGTACTGATCTACCTCGTCTGGTTCGGCCAGGTGTGCGGCATCGACCCGGTCGCCGAGGCCCACGCCAAGGTCACCCGCAACGAGTCCCGCCATCCCGTCGAGCTGTCCCGGAGCAGCAGCGCGAAGTACACCGAGCTGGGCCGGCCCTGA